In Nocardia asteroides, a single genomic region encodes these proteins:
- a CDS encoding putative glycolipid-binding domain-containing protein — translation MTNPVQGPESQPEESRWPAILTWVAHNGKRMESVRVTLNGNRIRAAGRMIGAACDDHPAFSASYDLVTDENGATKRLSLRTTTNAGERHASLARDNENYWLIDAGGSHVRATFAGALDVDVVLSPFFNTLPIRRFGLQHAVEEVQVPVVYVRLPDLLVQEANLVYSSTADGISVLSPVSSATVTVDQDGFLLDYPGLARRV, via the coding sequence GTGACGAACCCAGTCCAAGGACCCGAAAGCCAACCGGAGGAATCCCGGTGGCCGGCGATTCTCACGTGGGTTGCCCACAACGGGAAGCGCATGGAGTCCGTGCGCGTGACGCTCAACGGGAACCGGATCCGCGCCGCGGGCCGCATGATCGGCGCCGCCTGCGACGACCACCCGGCCTTCAGCGCCTCCTACGACCTGGTCACCGATGAGAACGGCGCCACCAAGCGGCTCTCGCTGCGCACCACGACCAATGCGGGCGAGCGGCACGCCTCGCTGGCGCGGGACAACGAGAACTACTGGCTCATCGACGCGGGCGGCAGCCACGTGCGGGCCACCTTCGCCGGCGCGCTCGACGTCGACGTGGTGCTCAGCCCGTTCTTCAACACGCTGCCGATTCGCCGTTTCGGACTGCAGCACGCGGTGGAGGAGGTGCAGGTGCCGGTCGTCTACGTCCGGCTGCCCGACCTGCTGGTGCAGGAGGCGAACCTGGTCTACAGCAGCACCGCCGACGGGATCAGCGTGCTCTCGCCGGTGTCGAGTGCCACCGTCACGGTGGACCAGGACGGGTTCCTGCTGGACTACCCGGGGCTCGCGCGGCGGGTCTGA
- a CDS encoding prephenate dehydrogenase, whose amino-acid sequence MTASLCVLGAGLIGGSLLRAAAAAGWEAFGYNRSEIPARADGFDVGTDLPAVLRRAAAADALVVLAVPMPALDAVLAQVAAHAPGCALTDVVSVKAPVAAAVRAHGLADRFVGGHPMAGTAESGWAATDAALFRGAAWAVTVDDGTDPVVWRRVARLALDCGAGVVPVTAAEHDAAVARISHLPHVLAEALAQAGAAGGALALGLAAGSFRDGTRVAGTAPDLVRAICEPNAEALRAVLDETLAVLTEARRTLEDGSLAALAETGHAARRRYEEQRPETIADVVPGAPGWLEALRAAGRRGAVVTALG is encoded by the coding sequence ATGACAGCGTCCCTGTGTGTGCTCGGCGCCGGGTTGATCGGCGGTTCGCTACTGCGCGCGGCGGCCGCCGCGGGCTGGGAAGCCTTCGGCTACAACCGCTCCGAGATCCCCGCGCGGGCGGACGGCTTCGATGTCGGCACCGACCTCCCCGCCGTGCTGCGCCGGGCAGCCGCGGCCGATGCGCTGGTGGTGCTCGCGGTGCCGATGCCCGCGCTGGACGCGGTGCTCGCCCAGGTCGCGGCGCACGCCCCCGGCTGCGCGCTGACCGATGTGGTGAGTGTCAAGGCGCCGGTGGCCGCGGCGGTGCGGGCGCACGGGCTCGCGGACCGGTTCGTCGGCGGGCATCCCATGGCCGGCACCGCCGAGTCCGGCTGGGCGGCCACGGATGCCGCGCTCTTCCGCGGCGCGGCGTGGGCGGTCACCGTCGACGACGGCACCGACCCGGTGGTGTGGCGGCGGGTGGCGCGGCTCGCGCTGGACTGCGGGGCAGGGGTGGTGCCGGTGACCGCCGCCGAGCACGATGCCGCCGTCGCGCGCATCTCGCATCTTCCGCATGTGCTGGCCGAGGCGCTGGCGCAGGCCGGGGCCGCGGGCGGGGCGCTCGCGCTCGGGCTCGCGGCCGGTTCGTTCCGGGACGGAACCCGGGTGGCGGGGACCGCGCCGGACCTGGTCCGCGCCATCTGCGAGCCGAACGCCGAGGCGCTGCGGGCGGTACTGGACGAGACGCTGGCCGTGCTCACGGAGGCGCGCCGCACCCTGGAGGACGGCTCGCTCGCCGCGCTCGCCGAGACGGGGCACGCCGCCAGGCGCCGCTACGAGGAGCAGCGCCCGGAGACCATCGCCGACGTGGTCCCCGGCGCCCCCGGGTGGCTGGAAGCGCTGCGTGCGGCGGGTCGCCGCGGGGCTGTTGTCACCGCACTCGGCTGA
- a CDS encoding tRNA adenosine deaminase-associated protein has translation MAAQRSGTNGAASDDYDDVEGFAVAVVREEGKWRCSPLSNAALGDLVAAETELKALRSSGAVFGLLDVDDEFFVVVRPAPSGTRLLVSDATAAIEYDIAADVLEALNLEVPDIDPDEVDDVEPWEEGDLGVLADLGLPEPVLSVILAETDLYPDEQLGMIAQRLGFADEFAAVLDKLPH, from the coding sequence ATGGCAGCACAGCGCTCGGGCACGAACGGAGCGGCGTCGGACGATTACGACGACGTCGAAGGGTTCGCCGTGGCAGTTGTACGTGAAGAGGGTAAATGGCGGTGTAGCCCGCTGAGCAACGCCGCGCTCGGTGATCTCGTCGCCGCCGAGACCGAGCTGAAGGCTTTGCGCAGCTCCGGCGCGGTCTTCGGGCTGCTCGACGTGGACGACGAATTCTTCGTCGTGGTGCGGCCCGCGCCGAGCGGCACCCGGCTGCTCGTCTCCGACGCCACCGCCGCCATCGAGTACGACATCGCCGCCGACGTGCTGGAGGCGCTCAACCTCGAGGTCCCCGACATCGACCCGGACGAGGTCGACGACGTGGAGCCGTGGGAGGAGGGCGATCTCGGCGTGCTCGCCGACCTCGGGCTGCCCGAGCCGGTGCTCAGCGTGATCCTGGCCGAGACCGACCTGTACCCGGACGAGCAGCTCGGCATGATCGCCCAGCGGCTCGGCTTCGCCGACGAGTTCGCCGCGGTGCTCGACAAACTGCCGCACTGA
- a CDS encoding nucleoside deaminase, giving the protein MRAALDAAGAAGARDVPIGAVVFAADGSELARAANAREELGDPTAHAELLALRRAAAVHGDGWRLGGTTLVVTVEPCTMCAGALVLARVARVVFGAWEPKTGAVGSLWDVVRDRRLNHRPEVRGGVLEAECAALLDQFFREHR; this is encoded by the coding sequence ATGCGGGCCGCGCTGGACGCGGCAGGCGCGGCCGGTGCGCGCGACGTCCCCATCGGCGCCGTCGTCTTCGCCGCCGACGGCAGCGAACTGGCCCGCGCCGCCAACGCCCGCGAGGAGCTCGGCGACCCCACCGCGCACGCCGAGCTGCTCGCCCTGCGCCGGGCCGCCGCGGTGCACGGCGACGGCTGGCGCCTCGGCGGCACCACCCTCGTCGTCACCGTCGAACCCTGCACCATGTGCGCGGGCGCGCTGGTACTGGCCCGAGTGGCCCGCGTCGTCTTCGGGGCATGGGAGCCGAAGACCGGCGCCGTCGGCTCGCTCTGGGACGTGGTGCGCGACCGCAGACTCAACCACCGCCCCGAGGTGCGCGGCGGCGTCCTCGAGGCCGAATGCGCCGCCCTCCTCGATCAGTTCTTCCGCGAACACCGCTGA
- a CDS encoding MMPL family transporter: protein MSVLLYRWGKFAFRHKWIVLPVWLILLVLLAAAGGALSKPMTDDFSMPGLPSERATEILDKHFPGASAAFDFDAVTGTYVIGAPAGQKLTDPANRAAVEAFIAKLNELPIVDHAKPLVDPIEAAEKLGCLADRDPSKCSSAPLNVLNQESPDSVAILSVPFGIAEFADVTPDDRTAAYDVGGDARNAGLTIELSGSIAQETEAPSGKSELIGMAVALVVMIVAFGAIVAAFVPILTALVGLGAATSLIMVGTNFIDMPSFTVFLASMIGIALSIDYALFIVSRYKHEIGVGDSPEDAAGTALGTAGSAVVFAGLTVIIALAGLSIVGVSFLTFMGLGGAIAAAFAVLTAITLMPALLGAFGRFLFKPRLPFVAKHDTEDETVVTVGTRIARVIARAPAVTLLLSVVLLGALAAPAAGLQLGLPGEDSMPRDTTVRKAYELRTEGFGEGSNGILNIAVDLENVPVERRDAALAALEERLGSYAGMDYVTAPQRSEDGLGALIDGVPKAGPNDQATKDLVAEARDAEAELKSEYGMEYGITGSTAIYADIDHVLLSKIVPYLAIVAGAAFVLLILVFRSILVPLTAALGFLLSMAATFGATVLIFQDGALGLIEDPGPIISFLPIMLIGLVFGLAMDYQVFLVTRMREEYVHGKSPVEAMISGYHHGARVVIAAAIIMISVFGSFLLETNVVAKSMGFALAAGVLFDAFIVRMIVIPSLLALLGKWAWWMPAWLDRILPDIDVEGAKLAALREPRTEAEQKEPATVS from the coding sequence GTGTCCGTACTTCTCTACCGGTGGGGAAAGTTCGCTTTCCGCCATAAATGGATAGTGCTTCCGGTCTGGCTCATCCTGCTCGTGCTGCTCGCCGCGGCCGGTGGCGCTCTGAGCAAGCCGATGACCGACGATTTCAGCATGCCCGGCCTGCCATCGGAGCGGGCCACCGAGATTCTGGACAAGCACTTCCCCGGCGCCTCGGCCGCCTTCGACTTCGACGCCGTCACCGGCACCTACGTGATCGGCGCGCCCGCGGGCCAGAAGCTCACCGACCCGGCGAACCGGGCCGCGGTGGAGGCGTTCATCGCCAAGCTGAACGAGCTCCCGATCGTCGACCACGCCAAGCCGCTGGTCGACCCGATCGAGGCCGCCGAGAAGCTGGGCTGCCTCGCCGACCGGGACCCGTCGAAGTGCAGCTCGGCGCCGCTGAACGTGCTCAACCAGGAGAGTCCGGATTCGGTCGCCATCCTCAGCGTCCCCTTCGGCATCGCCGAGTTCGCCGACGTCACCCCCGACGACCGCACGGCCGCCTACGACGTCGGCGGCGACGCGCGCAACGCCGGGCTGACCATCGAGCTGAGCGGGAGCATCGCGCAGGAGACGGAGGCGCCGAGCGGCAAGTCCGAGCTGATCGGCATGGCCGTGGCGCTGGTGGTGATGATCGTGGCCTTCGGCGCGATCGTGGCCGCCTTCGTCCCGATCCTCACCGCGCTGGTCGGGCTGGGCGCCGCGACGTCGCTGATCATGGTCGGCACCAACTTCATCGACATGCCGAGCTTCACCGTCTTCCTCGCCTCGATGATCGGCATCGCGCTCTCCATCGACTACGCGCTCTTCATCGTCTCCAGGTACAAACACGAGATCGGCGTCGGCGATTCACCGGAGGACGCGGCCGGGACCGCGCTCGGCACCGCGGGCTCCGCGGTGGTCTTCGCCGGATTGACCGTGATCATCGCGCTGGCCGGGCTGAGCATCGTCGGCGTCAGCTTCCTGACCTTCATGGGGCTCGGCGGCGCCATCGCCGCGGCCTTCGCCGTGCTCACCGCCATCACGCTGATGCCGGCGCTGCTCGGCGCCTTCGGTCGCTTCCTCTTCAAGCCGAGGCTCCCGTTCGTCGCCAAGCACGACACCGAGGACGAGACGGTGGTCACCGTCGGCACCAGGATCGCCCGGGTGATCGCCCGGGCGCCCGCGGTGACGCTGCTGCTCAGCGTGGTGCTGCTCGGCGCGCTCGCCGCCCCCGCGGCCGGGCTGCAGCTCGGCCTGCCCGGTGAGGACAGCATGCCGCGCGACACCACCGTGCGGAAGGCATACGAGCTGCGCACCGAGGGCTTCGGCGAGGGCAGCAACGGCATTCTCAATATCGCCGTCGACCTGGAGAACGTCCCGGTCGAGCGGCGCGATGCCGCGCTCGCCGCGCTGGAGGAGCGGCTCGGCTCCTACGCGGGCATGGACTACGTGACCGCGCCGCAGCGCAGCGAGGACGGCCTCGGCGCGCTGATCGACGGCGTGCCGAAGGCGGGCCCGAACGACCAGGCCACCAAGGATCTGGTCGCCGAGGCCAGGGACGCCGAGGCCGAGCTGAAGAGCGAGTACGGCATGGAGTACGGCATCACCGGCTCCACCGCCATCTACGCCGACATCGACCACGTGCTGCTGAGCAAGATCGTGCCGTACCTGGCGATCGTCGCGGGCGCCGCCTTCGTGCTGCTCATCCTGGTGTTCCGCTCGATCCTGGTACCGCTCACCGCCGCGCTCGGCTTCCTGCTCTCCATGGCAGCCACCTTCGGCGCGACCGTGCTGATCTTCCAGGACGGCGCGCTCGGGCTGATCGAGGATCCGGGGCCGATCATCAGCTTCCTGCCGATCATGCTCATCGGCCTCGTCTTCGGCCTCGCCATGGACTACCAGGTCTTCCTGGTGACCCGCATGCGCGAGGAGTACGTGCACGGCAAGTCGCCGGTCGAGGCCATGATCAGCGGCTACCACCACGGCGCCAGGGTGGTGATCGCCGCCGCGATCATCATGATCTCGGTCTTCGGCTCCTTCCTGCTGGAGACGAACGTGGTGGCGAAGTCGATGGGCTTCGCGCTGGCCGCGGGCGTGCTGTTCGACGCCTTCATCGTCCGGATGATCGTGATCCCGTCGCTGCTCGCCCTGCTCGGCAAGTGGGCCTGGTGGATGCCTGCCTGGCTGGACCGGATCCTGCCGGACATCGATGTCGAGGGCGCCAAGCTGGCCGCGCTGCGCGAGCCGCGCACCGAGGCGGAGCAGAAGGAGCCCGCCACGGTCTCCTGA
- a CDS encoding TetR/AcrR family transcriptional regulator produces MPSRSPAAAISAGGSTKDAIRDAALELFSAKGFEQTSLREVADVVGITKASLYYHYASKQDLLGAIIDPIIEHMRSMGAKVDGIAWSGANVRTVLRDYLRGIVQHRHAGALLLRDTVAIINALHDRYPDWIDSSERIRLWLAGPAPTDESTLRAAAALEVITVALVSAEYVPGAPEELVERLLLDCAVTVLGGIADR; encoded by the coding sequence ATGCCGAGCCGCAGCCCGGCCGCCGCCATATCCGCAGGTGGCAGTACCAAAGACGCGATTCGCGATGCCGCGCTCGAGCTCTTCTCGGCCAAGGGCTTCGAGCAGACGAGCCTGCGCGAGGTAGCCGATGTGGTGGGAATCACCAAGGCATCCCTCTACTATCACTACGCCTCGAAGCAGGATCTGCTAGGCGCGATCATCGATCCGATCATCGAGCACATGCGCTCGATGGGCGCCAAGGTCGATGGCATCGCCTGGTCCGGCGCGAACGTGCGCACCGTGCTGCGCGACTATCTGCGCGGGATCGTCCAGCACCGGCACGCGGGCGCGCTGCTGCTGCGCGACACCGTCGCCATCATCAACGCGCTCCACGATCGCTACCCGGACTGGATCGACAGCAGCGAGCGGATCCGGCTGTGGCTGGCTGGCCCCGCGCCGACCGACGAATCCACGCTGCGCGCCGCCGCGGCGCTGGAGGTGATCACGGTGGCGCTGGTGAGCGCGGAGTACGTCCCCGGCGCCCCCGAGGAGCTGGTGGAGCGGCTCCTGCTGGACTGCGCGGTGACGGTGCTCGGTGGCATCGCCGATCGGTGA
- a CDS encoding RrF2 family transcriptional regulator, with the protein MHITARVDYAVRTLLEIARGQAAGSVKADAIATAQQIPPKVLETVLGELRRGDLVTSRRGPDGGYRLARPAAEISVADVIRAVESPLASVRGQRPENVKYAGVAEPLRQVWIALRVNIRSVLENVSIADIAADELPGFVVSLTADPGAWARR; encoded by the coding sequence GTGCACATCACCGCGAGGGTCGACTACGCGGTACGAACGCTGCTCGAGATCGCGCGCGGCCAGGCGGCGGGGTCGGTGAAGGCGGATGCCATCGCCACCGCGCAGCAGATCCCGCCGAAGGTGCTGGAGACGGTGCTCGGCGAGCTGCGCCGCGGTGACCTGGTGACCAGCCGCCGCGGCCCGGACGGCGGATACCGGCTGGCCCGCCCGGCCGCCGAGATCTCGGTGGCCGACGTCATCCGCGCGGTGGAGAGCCCGCTCGCCTCGGTGCGCGGGCAGCGGCCGGAGAACGTGAAGTACGCGGGCGTGGCCGAGCCGCTGCGGCAGGTGTGGATCGCGTTGCGCGTCAACATCAGATCGGTGCTGGAGAACGTCTCCATCGCCGATATCGCGGCCGACGAACTGCCCGGCTTCGTGGTTTCGCTGACAGCTGATCCCGGGGCCTGGGCCCGGCGGTGA